A single Longimicrobium sp. DNA region contains:
- a CDS encoding DUF3618 domain-containing protein yields MDETRDPFGEDRTMNDADRLPAGHALPGADVRAGDSTVYNTGSEVGGGAGATGGTTGGAAAPADPDATRAEIEQTRARMSETIDEIEEQLLRRKQTLEEKLDVKAQVRERLAPVRERLAPIQEEVHRRPLLVFGGVFGTGLLLGYLTGGDDDDRPRRSGGDAEYDGGTDVRARRWEEQSRRLMRQNSEQEEELRRLRARLEEAERRAARDQERQERGGGWRSSLGSAIGGIFGGLLGQIRGRPEEEEEYDVEVEVRATGGSYDNYSPSTSYETGAYPRRYGTGYSESEYGGTGYSSGASLGGDDYPQRGFNQGAHYDSGLEDGGYESSTDYRARSEYDQGDGFGNG; encoded by the coding sequence ATGGATGAGACTCGTGATCCGTTCGGGGAAGACCGGACGATGAACGATGCGGACCGCCTTCCGGCTGGGCACGCGCTTCCCGGCGCCGACGTGCGCGCCGGGGATTCGACCGTCTACAACACCGGCTCCGAGGTGGGTGGCGGCGCCGGCGCGACGGGCGGAACCACGGGTGGCGCCGCCGCACCCGCCGATCCGGACGCCACGCGCGCCGAGATCGAGCAGACGCGCGCCCGCATGTCGGAGACGATCGACGAGATCGAGGAGCAGCTCCTGCGCCGCAAGCAGACGCTGGAGGAGAAGCTGGACGTGAAGGCGCAGGTGCGCGAGCGCCTCGCCCCCGTGCGCGAGCGGCTGGCGCCCATCCAGGAAGAGGTGCACCGCCGGCCCCTCCTGGTATTCGGCGGCGTCTTCGGCACGGGGCTCCTCCTCGGCTACCTCACCGGCGGCGACGACGACGACCGGCCGCGCCGCTCCGGGGGCGACGCGGAGTACGATGGCGGGACGGACGTGCGCGCCCGCCGCTGGGAAGAGCAGTCGCGCCGGCTGATGCGGCAGAACAGCGAGCAGGAGGAGGAGCTTCGCCGCCTCCGCGCCCGCCTGGAGGAGGCCGAGCGCCGCGCCGCCCGCGACCAGGAGCGCCAGGAACGCGGCGGCGGATGGCGCAGCTCGCTTGGCAGCGCCATCGGCGGGATCTTCGGCGGCCTCCTGGGCCAGATCCGCGGCCGTCCCGAAGAGGAGGAGGAGTACGACGTGGAGGTGGAGGTCCGCGCCACCGGCGGCTCGTACGACAACTATTCGCCGTCCACCTCGTACGAGACGGGCGCCTACCCGCGCCGATACGGCACGGGGTACAGCGAGAGCGAGTACGGCGGCACCGGCTATTCGAGCGGCGCCTCGCTCGGCGGCGACGACTATCCGCAGCGCGGCTTCAACCAGGGTGCCCACTACGACAGCGGCCTGGAGGATGGCGGCTACGAGTCTTCCACCGACTACCGCGCGCGCAGCGAGTACGACCAGGGCGACGGCTTCGGCAACGGCTGA
- a CDS encoding 3D domain-containing protein, translated as MSSFSHRAPISRTFTVVAAGLVLAAVVGVWACAPRAIAAPPVPAPTNYLPAAAVPVPPSEPSPELVRSIEARIRAQVEAEHRAEHAAALPRAASRAFEVRDHIEMSSTAYCLKGLMRTGVRTRDGMAAADPRVLPLGSVVRVSHPDGRPIGVFVVMDTGGAVRGNKIDIYMDSCREATDWGRRAVVAEVLAIGRS; from the coding sequence ATGAGTTCTTTCTCCCACCGCGCCCCGATATCCCGGACTTTCACCGTGGTCGCCGCGGGGCTGGTGCTCGCCGCGGTGGTGGGCGTGTGGGCGTGCGCGCCGCGCGCCATCGCGGCCCCGCCCGTGCCAGCGCCTACGAACTACCTCCCCGCCGCCGCCGTCCCCGTCCCGCCCTCCGAGCCGAGCCCGGAACTGGTGCGCTCGATCGAGGCGCGCATCCGTGCCCAGGTGGAGGCGGAGCACCGCGCGGAGCACGCCGCCGCGCTCCCGCGCGCCGCCTCCAGGGCGTTCGAGGTGCGCGATCATATCGAGATGAGCTCCACGGCCTATTGCCTCAAGGGCCTGATGCGCACCGGCGTGCGTACCCGCGACGGAATGGCGGCGGCGGACCCGCGCGTCCTGCCGCTGGGCTCCGTGGTCCGCGTGTCGCACCCGGACGGCCGCCCCATCGGCGTCTTCGTGGTGATGGACACGGGCGGCGCCGTGCGCGGCAACAAGATCGACATCTACATGGATTCCTGCCGCGAGGCGACGGACTGGGGGCGCAGGGCGGTGGTGGCGGAGGTGCTGGCGATCGGGCGCTCATAG
- a CDS encoding aspartate-semialdehyde dehydrogenase, whose amino-acid sequence MNVAILGATGAVGRTMLGVLAERGIPVERLTLLASERSAGQRVEWGGREWKVEVPRSGSFRGVDFALFSAGADRSREWGPRAADEGAVVVDNSSAWRMDPDVPLVVPEVNMAAAQHRPRGIVANPNCSTIQMVVALQALHRAGGLRRVVATTCQSVSGAGETGRDTLRRENAGEGLTLPRVAQPVEGSPFMRRISGNVIPQIGDFDGEGWTGEERKMMDETRKIMGLPDLAVAATCVRVPVEVGHSVQLMVETERELSAEGARRALALFPGILLQGGAESYPTPWEAAGRDAVFVGRIRKDPVVPNTLHLWVVADNLRKGAATNAVQIVQGLRGG is encoded by the coding sequence ATGAACGTCGCCATCCTGGGGGCCACCGGCGCGGTGGGGCGCACCATGCTCGGCGTGCTGGCCGAGCGCGGCATCCCCGTGGAGCGGCTGACGCTGCTGGCCTCCGAGCGCTCCGCCGGGCAGCGTGTGGAGTGGGGCGGACGCGAGTGGAAGGTGGAGGTTCCGCGCTCCGGATCGTTCCGCGGGGTGGACTTCGCGCTCTTCTCCGCCGGCGCGGACCGCTCGCGCGAGTGGGGGCCGCGCGCCGCGGACGAGGGCGCCGTGGTCGTCGACAACTCCTCCGCCTGGCGGATGGACCCCGACGTCCCGCTCGTGGTGCCCGAGGTGAACATGGCGGCGGCGCAGCACCGGCCGCGCGGCATCGTCGCCAACCCCAACTGCTCCACCATCCAGATGGTCGTCGCGCTGCAGGCGCTGCACCGGGCGGGGGGCCTGCGGCGCGTGGTGGCCACCACCTGCCAGTCGGTGAGCGGCGCGGGGGAGACGGGGCGCGACACCCTGCGCCGTGAGAACGCGGGCGAGGGGCTCACGCTGCCGCGGGTGGCGCAGCCCGTGGAGGGCTCCCCCTTCATGCGCCGCATCTCGGGCAACGTCATCCCCCAGATCGGCGATTTCGATGGCGAGGGGTGGACGGGCGAGGAGCGCAAGATGATGGACGAGACGCGCAAGATCATGGGCCTGCCCGATCTCGCCGTCGCGGCCACCTGCGTGCGCGTCCCCGTGGAGGTGGGCCACTCCGTGCAGCTGATGGTGGAAACGGAGCGCGAGCTCTCGGCGGAGGGGGCGCGGCGGGCACTGGCACTCTTCCCCGGTATCCTGCTGCAGGGCGGTGCCGAGTCGTACCCCACGCCGTGGGAGGCGGCCGGGCGCGACGCCGTGTTCGTGGGGCGCATCCGCAAGGACCCGGTCGTCCCCAACACGCTGCACCTGTGGGTGGTGGCGGACAACCTGCGGAAGGGGGCCGCCACGAACGCCGTGCAGATCGTGCAGGGGCTGCGCGGTGGGTAA
- a CDS encoding DinB family protein, translating into MPIAQALLPEFDQEMAITRTLLERVPSDRADWKPHPKSTALGALAQHLATIPSLGLRAITLTEVDMNPPGSPPRTPPRFESLEALLATFDANVQETRAAIAAASDEELGVTWSLKNAGHTIFALPRAAVLRTMMISHIIHHRGQLSVYLRLNDVPLPSIYGPSADTPM; encoded by the coding sequence ATGCCGATCGCCCAAGCCCTGCTCCCTGAATTCGACCAGGAGATGGCCATCACGCGCACCCTCCTGGAGCGCGTCCCCTCCGACCGCGCCGACTGGAAGCCGCACCCGAAGTCCACCGCGCTGGGCGCCCTCGCTCAGCACCTGGCGACGATCCCGTCGCTCGGCCTGCGCGCCATCACGCTGACCGAGGTCGACATGAACCCGCCGGGCAGCCCGCCCCGCACCCCGCCGCGGTTCGAATCCCTGGAAGCGCTCCTCGCCACCTTCGACGCCAACGTGCAGGAGACCCGCGCCGCCATCGCGGCCGCGAGCGACGAGGAGCTGGGCGTCACCTGGTCGCTCAAGAACGCGGGGCACACCATCTTCGCCCTCCCGCGCGCGGCGGTGCTGCGGACGATGATGATCAGCCACATCATCCATCATCGCGGCCAGCTCAGCGTCTACCTGCGCCTCAACGACGTGCCGCTCCCCTCCATCTACGGCCCGTCCGCGGACACGCCGATGTGA
- a CDS encoding AI-2E family transporter, with protein sequence MKQPSHPIHTPAPSAQKPLDWQIVHSVIVVVVLGIFLYTVRGILSPFLVFLLLLFVTAPLQGTRIYVLIVSAAAMLTLIWALNATGFLLAPFLLALAFSYIQNPLVTRMERRKIPRKWGTLIMAIPTLVILGLLFFVAIPALGGQIADFINDSPKYLQRATVWVEGLQAQVMRRDIPGVDEEALVARLRAIKPEQMVAYLQQRQSAIAGAAWAGVLGLGRGVGTILSILSYIFLTPILTYYLLRDWPDITARLGEMVPVKRRPAVLEFARGYDRLLSGFLRGNVTSSAVVGFLTFIGLFLLGFPYALLLGIMAAVFNIIPYVGLILTLIPALVIALFTPDPVVGLGKALGVFVVVQLLDGAVLSPNIVGESVNLHPVWVILALSVFGFFFGFVGLLLAVPLAVLLKLVLTHALVRYRRSRLYLGDERALPMS encoded by the coding sequence GTGAAGCAGCCATCCCACCCCATCCATACGCCCGCGCCCTCCGCGCAAAAGCCGCTCGACTGGCAGATCGTCCATTCGGTGATCGTCGTCGTGGTGCTCGGGATCTTTCTGTACACGGTGCGCGGGATACTCAGCCCGTTCCTGGTCTTCCTTCTCCTGCTCTTCGTGACGGCGCCGCTGCAGGGGACGCGGATCTACGTGCTGATCGTAAGCGCGGCCGCGATGCTCACGCTGATCTGGGCGCTGAACGCCACGGGGTTCCTGCTGGCGCCCTTTCTCCTGGCGCTCGCCTTCTCCTACATCCAGAACCCGCTGGTGACGCGGATGGAGCGGCGGAAGATCCCGCGAAAGTGGGGGACGCTGATTATGGCGATCCCCACGCTGGTGATCCTGGGGCTGCTCTTCTTCGTGGCGATTCCGGCACTGGGCGGGCAGATCGCGGACTTCATCAACGACTCCCCGAAGTACCTGCAGCGCGCCACCGTCTGGGTAGAGGGCCTGCAGGCACAGGTGATGCGGCGCGACATCCCCGGCGTAGACGAGGAAGCGCTCGTGGCGCGCCTCCGCGCGATCAAGCCGGAGCAGATGGTGGCGTATCTCCAGCAGCGCCAATCCGCCATCGCGGGGGCGGCGTGGGCCGGCGTGCTGGGCCTCGGGCGCGGCGTGGGGACCATCCTGAGCATCCTCAGCTACATCTTTTTGACTCCGATCCTCACCTATTACCTCCTGCGCGACTGGCCCGACATCACCGCGCGCCTGGGGGAGATGGTCCCGGTCAAGCGGCGCCCCGCGGTGCTGGAGTTCGCGCGGGGGTACGACCGGCTCCTCTCCGGCTTCCTGCGCGGCAACGTGACGTCCTCGGCGGTGGTGGGGTTCCTCACCTTCATCGGGCTGTTCCTGCTGGGCTTCCCCTACGCGCTGCTGCTGGGGATCATGGCGGCGGTGTTCAACATCATCCCCTACGTGGGGCTGATCCTGACGCTTATCCCGGCGCTGGTGATCGCGCTCTTCACGCCTGACCCGGTGGTCGGGCTGGGGAAGGCGCTCGGCGTATTCGTGGTGGTGCAGCTACTGGACGGCGCCGTTCTCTCCCCCAACATCGTGGGCGAAAGCGTGAACCTCCACCCGGTGTGGGTGATCCTGGCGCTCTCGGTGTTCGGCTTCTTCTTCGGCTTCGTGGGGCTTCTCCTTGCCGTTCCGCTGGCGGTGCTGCTAAAGTTGGTGCTGACCCACGCTCTTGTTCGCTACCGCCGCTCGCGCCTGTACCTGGGTGACGAGCGCGCCCTGCCCATGTCCTGA
- a CDS encoding LEA type 2 family protein has translation MYTRRMIPFRRQALLLPFLAVLSGCASMGNLGAFLSAPTFQVDQNQQAQLRLLPPGPGRPAGGAAIRLYARVTNPNPLALTLSTLAGQLELEGRQAAEVNFPLGVPLAAGGQTVVPLDIAISFSDVPSLGGVIMNALTGRSIAYRLNGTVGVDAGPLGRPTFGPMALLSGSTRVTR, from the coding sequence ATGTATACGCGACGCATGATCCCGTTCCGGCGCCAGGCGCTGCTCCTGCCATTCCTGGCGGTGCTTTCCGGCTGCGCTTCGATGGGCAACCTGGGCGCCTTTCTGAGCGCCCCGACCTTCCAGGTGGACCAGAACCAGCAGGCGCAGCTCCGCCTCCTCCCTCCGGGCCCCGGGCGCCCCGCCGGCGGCGCGGCGATCCGCCTTTACGCGCGCGTCACCAACCCCAACCCGCTGGCGCTCACGCTGAGCACTCTCGCGGGCCAGCTGGAGCTGGAGGGGCGCCAGGCCGCGGAGGTGAACTTCCCTCTGGGCGTCCCCCTCGCCGCAGGCGGCCAGACGGTGGTGCCGCTCGACATCGCGATCAGCTTCAGCGATGTCCCCTCGCTCGGGGGCGTGATCATGAACGCCCTCACCGGCCGCTCGATCGCCTATCGCCTGAACGGCACCGTCGGCGTGGATGCCGGCCCGCTCGGACGCCCCACTTTTGGGCCCATGGCGCTGCTCTCGGGGAGCACGCGCGTCACGCGGTAG
- a CDS encoding ferritin-like domain-containing protein: MTQPGGGMAPPVPVSDIIDGLNDLLQLDHDAIGAYDVAIEKLADRDHANQILGFRRDHERHIQELNELIAALGGEAKNQPHLTGPFKQALQSLGAVGGDRGVLAAFRQNELQVRSKYELYAAKANHWPQNLKRAIDRNALDEERHYRWVAEAMQAMGVGMGEGPEIDAATAARERTLVTGTTVEHAVEAIVDAAGVARERIADAAGTARERLADVTGTARERATELAGTARERATELAGTARERVSGLAETVRGGVAEGTAGAGNRISGLLDMEEGPLAAPVGRVRGGVGTARQGAVDATSTLEARIREKPVQMLLMAGVAGFVVGRLLR, encoded by the coding sequence ATGACGCAGCCCGGAGGCGGGATGGCACCGCCGGTGCCGGTGTCGGACATCATCGACGGGCTCAACGACCTGCTCCAGCTCGACCACGACGCGATCGGCGCGTACGACGTCGCCATCGAGAAGCTGGCGGACCGCGATCACGCCAATCAGATCCTGGGCTTCCGGCGCGACCACGAGCGCCACATCCAGGAGCTGAACGAGCTGATCGCGGCGCTGGGCGGCGAGGCGAAGAACCAGCCCCACCTTACCGGGCCGTTCAAGCAGGCGCTCCAGAGCCTCGGCGCCGTCGGCGGCGATCGCGGGGTGCTCGCCGCTTTCCGGCAGAACGAGCTGCAGGTGCGCAGCAAGTACGAGCTGTACGCGGCCAAGGCCAACCACTGGCCGCAGAACTTGAAGCGCGCCATCGACCGCAACGCGCTGGACGAGGAGCGGCACTACCGCTGGGTGGCCGAGGCGATGCAGGCGATGGGCGTGGGGATGGGTGAAGGCCCCGAGATCGACGCCGCGACCGCCGCGCGCGAGCGCACGCTGGTGACCGGCACCACGGTGGAACACGCCGTGGAGGCCATCGTGGACGCGGCCGGGGTGGCGCGCGAGCGCATCGCGGACGCGGCGGGCACCGCGCGCGAGCGGCTGGCCGACGTGACGGGAACGGCGCGGGAGCGGGCCACCGAACTCGCAGGTACCGCGCGCGAGCGGGCGACGGAGCTGGCCGGCACCGCCCGCGAGCGCGTCAGCGGCCTGGCCGAGACGGTGCGCGGCGGCGTGGCGGAGGGAACCGCCGGGGCCGGCAACCGCATCTCCGGGCTGCTGGACATGGAAGAAGGGCCGCTCGCCGCGCCGGTGGGCCGGGTGCGCGGCGGAGTGGGAACCGCCCGCCAGGGCGCGGTGGACGCGACCTCCACGCTGGAAGCGCGCATCCGCGAGAAACCGGTGCAGATGCTGCTCATGGCGGGGGTGGCTGGATTCGTCGTCGGACGTCTACTTCGATAG
- a CDS encoding NUDIX hydrolase, whose amino-acid sequence MGKRRRGRGDCAAGPVRPVVETSAGGVIYRWCGTDPHVLLIRDRYHHWGFPKGHLEGAETAADAALREVAEETGLTQLRLGPRLHTIDWFFRFRGRLIHKYCHFYLIECPAGDTCPQAEEGITECVWLPLDEAISSISYDNAREVLRLAATQLRGAPPHAPRTGGDVHSE is encoded by the coding sequence GTGGGTAAGCGGCGGCGCGGAAGGGGCGACTGCGCCGCCGGCCCGGTGCGGCCGGTGGTGGAGACGAGCGCCGGCGGCGTCATCTACCGCTGGTGCGGCACCGACCCGCACGTCCTCCTGATCCGCGACCGCTATCACCACTGGGGCTTCCCCAAGGGGCACCTGGAGGGCGCGGAGACCGCCGCCGACGCGGCGCTGCGCGAGGTGGCCGAGGAGACCGGCCTCACGCAGCTCCGCCTGGGGCCGCGGCTGCACACCATCGACTGGTTCTTTCGCTTCCGCGGGCGCCTGATCCACAAGTACTGCCACTTTTACCTGATCGAGTGCCCCGCCGGCGACACCTGCCCGCAGGCCGAGGAGGGGATCACCGAGTGCGTGTGGCTCCCGCTGGACGAGGCGATCTCCTCCATCTCGTACGACAACGCGCGCGAGGTGCTGCGCCTGGCGGCCACCCAACTGCGGGGGGCGCCCCCCCACGCGCCGCGGACCGGCGGCGACGTGCACTCCGAATAG
- a CDS encoding aspartate kinase encodes MPLVVQKFGGTSVGSPERIRAVARRVARARARGDDLVVVVSAMGHTTDELTELAAQVTGLERAGSRHPREMDMLLTAGERIAAALLTMAITEEGAEARSFTGSQAAIITDGQHTAARIREIRGDRVREALAEGRVAIVAGFQGVSTGREITTLGRGGSDTSAVALAAALKADRCEIFTDVDGVYTADPRRVPGARVIREISHAEMLEMASAGAQVMHARAVDIGARFGVDIRVLSSFSDDDTPSGTLITSMPRAMEDLVLTGLASSGSHAKLILRGLPAGMATSTELLGTLADAGVSVDMVAESIEAQGTMQVQLTVAADVLERARGLAGEVIARLGSGTVEARDGLTRITLVGSGMTGRPGVYARAYRTLHAAGVEVHGVSTSSISISLLVTAEHEDDSLRALHDAFALEMAGDAEHVAER; translated from the coding sequence ATGCCCCTGGTCGTCCAGAAGTTCGGTGGCACCTCCGTCGGCTCGCCCGAGCGGATCAGGGCCGTGGCGCGGCGGGTGGCGCGGGCCCGGGCGCGCGGCGACGACCTGGTGGTGGTGGTCTCGGCGATGGGACACACGACCGACGAGCTCACCGAGCTCGCCGCGCAGGTCACGGGGCTGGAGCGCGCCGGGAGCCGGCATCCGCGGGAGATGGACATGCTGCTGACGGCGGGGGAGCGGATCGCCGCGGCGCTGCTCACCATGGCGATCACGGAGGAGGGGGCGGAGGCGCGCTCCTTTACCGGGAGCCAGGCGGCGATCATCACCGACGGGCAGCACACCGCCGCCCGCATCCGCGAGATCCGCGGCGACCGCGTGCGCGAGGCGCTCGCCGAAGGGAGGGTCGCCATCGTGGCCGGGTTCCAGGGGGTGAGCACCGGGCGCGAGATCACCACGCTGGGGCGCGGCGGGTCGGACACCAGCGCGGTGGCCCTGGCGGCGGCGCTCAAGGCGGACCGTTGCGAGATCTTCACCGACGTGGACGGGGTCTACACGGCCGACCCGCGGCGGGTGCCGGGCGCGCGCGTCATCCGCGAGATCTCGCACGCGGAGATGCTGGAGATGGCATCCGCCGGCGCCCAGGTGATGCATGCGCGCGCCGTGGACATCGGGGCGCGCTTCGGCGTGGACATCCGCGTCCTCTCCTCCTTTTCCGACGACGACACTCCTTCTGGCACGCTGATCACCTCGATGCCCCGCGCGATGGAAGACCTCGTACTCACCGGCCTCGCATCCTCCGGCTCGCATGCGAAGCTGATCCTGCGCGGACTTCCCGCCGGTATGGCGACCTCCACCGAGCTGCTGGGCACGCTGGCCGACGCCGGCGTCAGCGTGGACATGGTGGCCGAGTCGATCGAGGCGCAGGGGACGATGCAGGTGCAGCTCACCGTGGCCGCCGACGTGCTCGAGCGGGCACGTGGCCTGGCAGGCGAGGTGATCGCGCGGCTGGGGAGCGGCACGGTGGAGGCGCGCGACGGGCTCACCCGCATCACGCTGGTGGGGAGCGGGATGACGGGGCGGCCGGGGGTGTACGCCCGCGCCTATCGCACTCTGCACGCGGCCGGCGTGGAGGTGCACGGCGTGTCCACTTCGTCCATCTCGATCTCCCTGCTGGTCACAGCGGAGCACGAGGACGACTCGCTGCGCGCCCTGCACGACGCGTTCGCGCTGGAGATGGCGGGCGACGCCGAGCACGTGGCGGAGCGCTGA
- a CDS encoding MlaD family protein, whose amino-acid sequence MKWKNEALVGLVVIAGILTALAGAVWLSGKSWSGEERTITATFRGVGALEVGNPVKLRGVNVGRVTEIRLSERGDGVFVNMTVRPDIAMPSDAGVLLASESLFGDWMAQIVSRGQYPDLEFVAAQRGRVLPGASLPDISELTAVAARISSDIETLSARIQLAFTEETALTIRQTLENVGEVSDQLEGFIGQQTRTYDAVSKNVLESTANVRNATATASLTATDIRTTINRGDVQAILANARRASANLEALSSQLSASTGGIPGVITQVDSTVAAFGATARALNQTIGALQPAMAEVGPTMVEARRAMTTLSTAVGAIQQGNGTLGRLATDPALYEEMQRAIETLRRLMADIQQNPAKYIGQVQVF is encoded by the coding sequence ATGAAGTGGAAGAACGAGGCGCTGGTGGGCCTGGTGGTGATCGCCGGGATCCTGACCGCTCTGGCGGGGGCCGTGTGGCTGAGCGGCAAGTCGTGGAGCGGCGAGGAGCGCACGATCACCGCCACCTTTCGCGGCGTGGGCGCGCTGGAGGTGGGGAACCCCGTGAAGCTGCGCGGCGTGAACGTGGGCCGCGTGACGGAGATCCGCCTTTCCGAGCGCGGCGACGGCGTGTTCGTGAACATGACGGTGCGCCCGGACATCGCGATGCCAAGCGACGCCGGCGTGCTGCTGGCCAGCGAATCCCTGTTCGGCGATTGGATGGCGCAGATCGTGTCGCGCGGCCAGTACCCGGACCTGGAGTTCGTGGCGGCGCAGCGGGGCCGCGTGCTCCCCGGCGCATCGCTCCCCGACATCTCGGAGCTGACGGCGGTGGCGGCGCGCATCTCCAGCGACATCGAGACGCTCTCCGCCCGCATCCAGCTGGCCTTCACCGAGGAGACGGCGCTCACCATCCGGCAGACGCTGGAGAACGTGGGCGAGGTGAGCGACCAGCTGGAGGGCTTCATCGGGCAGCAGACGCGCACCTACGACGCGGTGTCGAAGAACGTGCTGGAGTCCACCGCCAACGTGCGCAACGCCACGGCGACCGCGTCGCTCACCGCCACGGACATCCGCACCACCATCAACCGCGGCGACGTGCAGGCGATTCTGGCCAACGCCCGCCGCGCGAGCGCCAACCTGGAGGCGCTGAGCTCGCAGCTCAGCGCATCCACGGGCGGCATCCCGGGGGTCATCACGCAGGTGGACTCCACGGTGGCCGCATTCGGCGCGACGGCCAGGGCGCTGAACCAGACGATCGGCGCCCTGCAGCCCGCGATGGCGGAGGTGGGCCCCACCATGGTGGAGGCGCGCCGCGCGATGACGACGCTGAGCACCGCCGTCGGCGCCATCCAGCAGGGCAACGGCACCCTGGGCCGCCTGGCGACCGACCCGGCGCTCTACGAAGAAATGCAGCGCGCCATCGAGACGCTGCGCCGGTTGATGGCGGACATCCAGCAGAACCCGGCGAAGTACATCGGGCAGGTGCAGGTATTTTAA